Part of the Rhopalosiphum maidis isolate BTI-1 unplaced genomic scaffold, ASM367621v3 scaffold140, whole genome shotgun sequence genome is shown below.
CTATGCTCGTGACTTTTGAGACAGTCGAACTGTAAATGGTGGTAGTAATGATTAAATACGTAACGCATGCAACGTATGTGTGAACGTCCGTCTACAgataataagtatactattatctgaaattaaattcgtattaacgataataatgaaattaaataatataaacgttgtAGATTATTGAAATACCGGCCAGTGTAGTAGTAGCattctattataatcaatggatAATAAATGTCTGCATGACAGCTGAAAAGTTTGAAGTAGGCTTCTTagcttattattacataaatcatttttttttttgttttaatattttccttggaaaataatgaatttacgaaaaatgttgtcttactatttttatagacattagtaagttctatacatttttatgctaAGTGCTATAGTTTTCTTAATTAATGTGTAAACACAATTAAACTACCCTCTTTTGCCATTTTCAACCCTAAATCGGCACCATAAGGGGTTGAGTAATACCTTCAAATTTTACCCAAATTACTTTCTCACGTGACTTAACAAATCCAGTGTGTatggaataaattatatttaataaatatatcacctatatatatataaggacCCACCCTAAATTACACGTCATTACTTCCGGAATGTCAGTGACAACCATATGTCGTCGAAAGATGATCCAGCTGACCTTGCTTCCCGGGGATTACACACCATCTGATTTAGTGAATCATGTATTGTTTTGAAGGGTCCAACGTTCCTCACGTCACACCACTGTCGAATGGGCTACTCGTGTTCCTTCACCGGCCACAGTGGCCCTCGCGTCATAACAGCACTCTTGGGACGACAATATTGGATTATGTGAGTGGGTACTCTTATTCGTACAGTCATCAGCCACTGTACGCGTGCGTTAGGCTGTCCGCCGCTAACTCGCAAACCGGTTATAGCAGATCTGCCACGATTCTGTGTAACCGAATGTCGCCCTTTCTCCCGTGTAGAGATTGATTACGCAGGGCCGTTGCTGATGAAGGAGCACCGTCTTCGAAAGGCGCGTCAGTATaaagtttatgtattattttttttgaaataataaaaataaaaatcatatagtataaataatgcatttctTACCACAAAGCATGCAATAGTGCATAAATATGATACCGTAGGTTTCTCTCACAAGTAAACTGTTTCACCACATCTTTCTCATTCAACTTGTTTAGCCTCTGGGTTGTGTTTAAGTTCCAGTGTTTTGATCGATTGGAAGAGTCATTGTATGACGCATTGCAGTCGGGGCATTTAAAATCGTTTCTTCTGCACCTGCATGTGCAACTGTAACTTGAActttttttgaatgttttaatgCAATATGTGCATGCGAAATTTGTTCATGCTTGATTGAATGTCTTTTTATAGCCAACTTTTGTACTTGGAAAGACTTGGGACAATCAGGGCACCGATCCAAATTGCCAACATCATCATCAtcttcatcatcatcatcatcatcatcgtcatcatcatcTCCTTCTTCTGCCTTATTGGAATTATTCTCAAATTCATCACTTGACTCGTCATGTCTGCTGGTATCAGATTCACACAAATTATCTGCTTCCTGTGCACATATGACCACATTGGTTGTCATTGGGTTAGTTGAACGacacttattatttgtacggtttttaggtttttttcttttcggtGAAGCATTTGTGGAGTCCGGTTTCATTTGAATAAGTGGTTGTTGATGGGCAAACATTGACGATCGGTCGTTCAGGTGGTTGGTGGTCGTCTGACGCTTCTTGCACTAATTCAGTACCACTCTCGAGCGACATACCGCAAACAGGGTAGCCTAAGAATctgtaatctaaaaaaaaaaaaaactttttaatatattgcatttattgtcattcaaactaataaaattaccaGTTTCACTTTCAGGTGTTGCTACAGTTATTCTTCGTTGTCTGAGTATGTGCTATATGCctctgaaattaaaatataaaaaaaaaaattaaaataaatcaagtgCCTATGactctataatatacaaaattcaaaaaacttaCTTCTATTGTCAAAACAAGTTACACAATTACATAGAGTGTTGTTGTTTTCAAAGTAGTGTCGACCATAAAACACTGTGATTTCTTTACCTACATTAATCTGTCTTATTGTAGCAACTCCTGTCATCCTTTTGTTAATGCATTTTAACATTGCATTTGATCGACATGCGTGGTTGAAAAATGCAGCTGGCCCGAGGAAAAGCATATCCTTTTTTAATCTATTGCTGTACACTAGTGAAAAGTCGTTCTCTCCTGGATAGATGTATTCATCTTCTATAAGGTATGTTGCACCTACCAATCCCGGTATGATAGTGcctataatcaaaaattacaagATGGTGGAAATTAATGGATGTATGCACTGTTGTCaatgtgataataattttaataagtttatttttccaaGATGACATTATACATGGTTACAGGTTGTAACATAACtgacttttaaaataactattgttccaatttaaatttttttgtttataactaaGAGACCCTTGTGCTACATgtgcaatattaaaaaaaatattcatcttaatcaattagtttattttttagaattttttaaaatatcaatatttttttgcataaataaatgttgagcGTTATAACACttctttcaaatattattttcaatattatttcttaaattagttattaattatataatttttccaatttttgttgtgaaaattaattagcacaatttttattttttgctagtCACTTTTATCTGATACACCTTCTAGtttaacaaaacaatagtGCATAAAAAAGaagtaatttgaaaacaagtaaaataataaaatataacattgtgGTAAGGTCTCTCCATACTACCACGTCCAGTATGTCATGATCAatgacaattaaatattaacaagataactaacaaaaattttaattttttatgcagTATTCGTATGTTTTGCATTCAAGGCGGTACATCTAGAGGTCGTGTCTGATTTATCCACTGATGCCTTTATAGCTGCGCTCAATTGGTTTGTCGCCCATCGTGGTCTTCTCACCGATATCTACTCAGACTGCGGGACAAATGTCGTCGGCGCTGCAGCCCAACTCAAGAATGAGTCTTAATCGATGATTAACCATCGAGACAACCAAGGTCAACTGTCGGCATCTACACAAACTGTTTGGCATTTCAACCCCCCAGGCGCACCGCATTTTGACAGCCTATGGGAGGGGGCAGTGCGTTCGGCCAAAACCCTTTTAATCCGTATTTAGCGCCCGCTCATTCCAAGTTCCACTGATCCTAACGAGATTGACTACTTGTCGCCAGGACATTTTCTTATTGGTCAACCGTTACTTACGCCGCCAGAAGAAGACATAGTGCCCACTCAATATTCTTCGAATAACCGTTGGAAGCTACTCGACCAGTGCGCTCAAGCCTTTTGGCGTCGCTGGAGGGAAGAGTACCTGCAAACATTGCAAACAAGGGACGATGGACAGCTGATACTTCCAGCTCGCTGTAGATGACCTTGTTATCGTCAAGGACCTGCATTCGCCACCTTTAACGTGGCGCATGGCCCGTATCCTTGACGCAGCGCCAacaatatacttgaaagtttcatcaaatgtttgtattagcattatctacttataatagaacttagaaaatattttaaattgttttaagctattaaaaagaatttaatattaaagttttttttaatacggtAATTTTTATTGGAGTACCTACGAATTTTGGTTTAacagacaataataaaattaatgatcttTTATGAAAGCTTCGATGCTGTACAAACGAAAGGAAGCGCAGTACACAACCAATCGTGTACAAACTACCTTCATGCTGGCCAATATTGCCTTCATGCCTGACAACATCGACAAACTTTCCgccaattttaataacttattaaataattaatacttactattatagcataataattatacttcccgattttcaacttaatttaaatatccttAATCTTCATTCCTAGTACAAAGATACTAATAGATACTAGTAAACTACGAACATACAACAAGGCACTCTTCACAATTACTCGTGATTAAACAGAACAATAGGtattcacaaattaaattgattttaagtaACACTTATATGATTGTGCATACGAGTACCTAACAGGCTAGgtttaggttaggtataaaGTAGCAGTGTAtgcatatgaaataataaataataatttacaagatGTTATGAACAAAGCTGTACAaaggaaattaataatatttaatatatacaaactgTACCTGCTGTTTTTTCCCCATCTAACAACATTAATAACATTCATAAACTTAATGATCAACCATCaagtttttatcattttaaataaaattctaatactataaaaatactatttagtttatatttatttaatcgttGTCTACTAAATTCACAATTCTGAATGAACTAtattaacacatttaaataatattttgaacaggtaaatattacattacctatgataaataaattggctctgaactaattttattcatgACCAATTGTCccacattttataacaatttttagtgACGCCAAaccctataataaatattcaattagcTATAATGAAAGCATTATTTTGTCAAACACATCCAGCAATTTACCGGCATGTCCACAAAAACATCGATTTTGTTTGTCCTTTTATTGTAACTCGTCAGACTGGCCCGAGGACATGCCACTGACATCATTTGTCACACTTGTACTGTTGTTCACCCGTATACGTCCACTTGTGTACATTCAGTAAGATTCTCTGAGAGAATGCCATATCACACACGTCACATCGGTAAGGTCTTTCACCCGCGTGCGTCCTCTGGTGTCTGGTCAGACTGCAGCTTTGAGAGAACGACTTGTTGCATAAATCACACCGGTATGGTTTTTCCCCCGTGTGCGTCCGCCGGTGTGTAGTCAGATTGCAGCTTTGAGAGAACGACTTATTGCATAAATCACATCGGTACGGTCTTTCACCCGTATGCGTCCGCTGGTGTACAGTCAGTTTGCTATTACTAATATACTTCTTGTCACATATCTCACATCGGTACGGTTTTTCATCCGTGTACGTACGCGGGTTTACCGTCAATTCGCTGTTAGTTTCAATGTTCGGATTACAAAGGTCTTTCAGATAGGGTTTCTCTCTCGTTTCTGCCCGTCCACGAATCGGCAGATGACTGTACTGGGTAAATGTCATTTCGCACACAAGGTTTCGTCAcacgtattttcaaaattgtactaaataatttaacaagtgTAGGTCAACTTATTAAGTTACCAaggtattaataaacattccaACTGGTACGAGAACGTGAGTGTTTGAAATAACGTATTTACAAATCAATATACTGAAAATTAGATTAGTTGTCAACACAATATTTCAAGCcaatattttgtgtatctCTGCTGTATGTGCTTATAATGGGTTcgatatgtatatttactattttgttttaatgacgtcaaaacaaattaaaaaatatagtgttatgaatcgttttttattagtttaataataaataataaaaataatgttattattaccgCACTTAATCTCTAGTTATGCCTCTTATGAATGTAAAACACGGCAAATTTAAGATCACCGGGATTAATTGTATgttgttagttattattagtatattatgctattagtcggtaaatttactaataaattatttttacttattacctaAAAGTATGAaatggtttaatatttaattggaaCATTTGGAACCAAAAATTCCCGAAAATTCTACTCCCAACAAATATTGGGATTTTGGTTCCAGATTAGGTTCTTAAGAAAATCCAAAAGGGTAAGTGAAGGTTCCGGTTAAAATactggtatttttaatttcggtTCCAAGCCCTGTAAATTAGACAATcgatataggtactttattactaattaataggtaattaattattaaaatttataagataataatattgccaaTTTATTTAATCCGTATTATCCCTCAAttatgttttagattttacattaaaacaccttcttgatataattaatcaattacaataattggtCAAGCTGAAAAATGGATGTAGGTATACGGTTTCAATGGATACTTCCCGGTTTTAATGGACTAAGTTTAACTaggttaacttaaaaatacctaatacgAAAGTACAATATgcgcaatatttataattaagaggtCGTCGTGGTAAAAGTTAAAAGAATGCATCGCTCAAGAGATGACGTTGTGCGCTATATCGCCGCCGTCGCGTGTTGTGGTAGGCCGTAATTACGCCCATCGTGTCGCTACATGGTCCGCTTGTTGTAATCGTGGGAaatgacaaattaataaaaaaaaatataggttatttttggctattttttagtgcatatttgTATGGTTTTAAGTGCATTTAAAGCCCGGccttaaatcataatataatataaaattatattgcaaattacctttaataaaaatataatataacattctgcttacctttgttttttttcagattcaaTTATTTCTGTCCAATCTGGATACATACATTCTCCAATATTTAGCCAACTTTTTTCTCTAGCTAATCTATCTATGTATTCTGTAGTACTACCCATTTCCCAAACCGACGTGTTACTTTTGATAcacgaaataaatatatcggtatcaaaatccatttttaaagtattggatttgttagttttttattttaatttggttcAAGGTTAGCGCCACAATGCCGCTGGTTGATGCCAAGAGcacgcataatatttattcgataaaatatttttattaaattatacgtttattgcaaaaaaaaactaatattttatatgtatttatacaatttatttttggataattctATTATACTAACTCTCTACGTTATATTACATAGGATGTATCTTGTATCTCACATTCTTActattttatgcttaaattattatttaatcttaaatagcATTTTCTGACGATACTGCTATCTTATCAAGTAACGATGACATAACTATAGCTGCACAACACCTTCAAGAACATTTAAATCTTATAGATAACTGGATCAATAATTGAATGATTAGTATAAATGAAAGCAAATCTTCCCAAGTCACTTTTGCTCTACACTCTAGCATTTTCCCAACCAttaaactcaaaaattaaagCATACCTAACTCGAACGACACAAAGTATTTAGGAATAATTTTAGACAAACGCCCAACTTGTAAACCCCATCTCCAAAACAAAAGGAAACTTGCCAATAGTAGACTCCATCTCTTCCGACTCCTCAAATCTAAACTTAatccaaaaatcaaaattatattatataatttaatgatcagACCTGACTGGTCATATGGTATTCAAATATGGAGGACGGCCAAATCCTCTAATATTTGCCTCATCCAATCTTTCCAAAATATTGCCCTACGCACTATAACTGGTGCTCTATAGTACATGATAAACATTTCACTTCACAATGACCTCAAAGTAATTAATGTCACAGACTACGCCAAAATTCACTACCACCGTTTCCACTCCAAACTCAACTCC
Proteins encoded:
- the LOC113560274 gene encoding zinc finger protein 98-like; this encodes MTFTQYCHLPIRGRAETREKPYLKDLCNPSIETNSELAVNPRTYTDEKPYRCEICDKKYISNSKLTVHQRTHTGERPYRCDLCNKSFSQSCNLTTHRRTHTGEKPYRCDVCETSFSQSCSLTRHQRTHAGERPYRCDVCDMAFSQRILLNVHKWTYTGEQQYKCDVCEMTFTQYSHLPIRGRAETREKPYLKDLCNPNIETNSELTVNPRTYTDEKPYRCEICDKKYISNSKLTVHQRTHTGERPYRCDLCNKSFSQSCNLTTHRRTHTGEKPYRCDLCNKSFSQSCSLTRHQRTHAGERPYRCDVCDMAFSQRILLNVHKWTYTGEQQYKCDK
- the LOC113560273 gene encoding rRNA biogenesis protein rrp36-like; amino-acid sequence: MTTNVVICAQEADNLCESDTSRHDESSDEFENNSNKAEEGDDDDDDDDDDDEDDDDVGNLDRCPDCPKSFQVQKLAIKRHSIKHEQISHAHIALKHSKKVQVTVAHAGAEETILNAPTAMRHTMTLPIDQNTGT